The DNA region CGGCGCGAGCGACTGCATGGCGTAGAACGGGTTCGGCGCCGGGGTGAGCGGGACGCCGGTGAGCCGCTCCAGCTCCTGCACCACCCGCGGCCGGTAGCGAGCGTCCGCGTTCAGGCCGGTGCCGACCGCGGTGCCCCCCAGGCCGAGGACCGACAGCTCCGGCAGCGCGTCGCGCACGCGGCCCGCCGCCGCGCCCAGCGCCGCGGCCCACCCCGACACCTCCTGGCCGAGCCGGATGGGCGTCGCGTCCATGAGGTGCGTCCGGCCGGACTTCACCACGCCGTCCCAGGCGCGCGCCTTCGCGTCGAACGTGCCGGCCAGCGCGGACAGCGCCGCGATCACCTCGGGCGCGAGCTCGAGCGCGGCGAGCCGGATGGCGGTGGGCACCACGTCGTTGGTGGACTGCGCCATGTTGACGTCGTCGTTCGGGTCCACCAGCGCGCGGTCGCCGCGCCGCCCGCCGAGCAGCTCGCAGGCGCGGTTCGCGAGCACCTCGTTCACGTTCATGTTGTGCGAGGTGCCGGCGCCGGCCTGGTACACGTCCACCACGAACTGGTCGCGGTGGCGGCCGGCCAGGACCTCGCGCGCCGCCTGCTCGATGGCGCGCGCCTTCCGGCGCGGCAGCAGGCCGAGGCCGGCGTTGGTGCGCGCGGCGGCGAGCTTGATGCGGACGGTCGCGTCCACGAACGCCGGATGCGCCCGCAGGCCCGAGACGGGGAAGTTCTCGACCGCGCGAGCGGTCTGGGCGCCGTAGAGGGCCGTCGCGGGGACGGTCATCTCGCCCATGGTGTCGCGCTCGATCCGGGTGCGGGCGCCGCGTGCGGCGCGGGCGCGGGGCTGTCTGGCCATGTGAGGTCGCCTCCCAGGCGAGTCTACGTGTGCGGCGGCTCGCCTGCTCCGGAAACGTACCGGCGGGCGGCTCGCCGGGCCGGCGCCGACCCTGGGCCCGCTCCCGCGGTCCCCGCCCGCATGTGGCTGTGCCACCGCGAGGGGGTGCCGACCCCGCCGAACCGCCTCACCCTGGAACGAGCGCGGCTAGGCTCGCGGCGGACGCGTGTGCGCGGGGACGGGGCGTCACGGCTCCGGCACGGAGCCTCGGAGGCAACATGGGCAAGGCGTGGCGTGGATTGGCGCTCGTCGGAACGATCGGCGGGCTCCTGGCGATGGCGGCGGCGGGCGGGTGCGGCGACGGCCGCAAGGACAAGGGTCCCGGAGGCGGAGGAGGAGGTGGCGGCGGCGGGGGCGGAGGAGGAGGGACCTCGGCCAGCCAGCTGAACATCACGATCCAGTCGGCCGACGTCCCGGCCACCGGCAACCCCACGGTGACGTTCAAGGTCACCGACGCGGCCGGCAACCCCATCGACCTGCTCGCCGAGATCGCCAACGCCGCCGCGAGCGGCACGCCGCCCGCGCCGCGCATGAGCCCGCGCTTCTCGCTCGCGCAGCTCGAGGACGACGGGACCTACACGCACTACTACGAGACCACGGTGAACGCGCAGCCGTACACCGACGCGGGC from Anaeromyxobacter dehalogenans 2CP-C includes:
- a CDS encoding aspartate ammonia-lyase encodes the protein MARQPRARAARGARTRIERDTMGEMTVPATALYGAQTARAVENFPVSGLRAHPAFVDATVRIKLAAARTNAGLGLLPRRKARAIEQAAREVLAGRHRDQFVVDVYQAGAGTSHNMNVNEVLANRACELLGGRRGDRALVDPNDDVNMAQSTNDVVPTAIRLAALELAPEVIAALSALAGTFDAKARAWDGVVKSGRTHLMDATPIRLGQEVSGWAAALGAAAGRVRDALPELSVLGLGGTAVGTGLNADARYRPRVVQELERLTGVPLTPAPNPFYAMQSLAPFVALSGALRTAALELLRIGGDVRLLGSGPNTGLGELRLPPVQPGSSIMPGKVNPSMAEMLAMVSYQVVALDGAVAWAASGGQLELNVMMPLVAFDLCHALDILARAVRAFDARCARGLEADRERARHYAERTVSLATALAPRLGYAAAAEIVKASVATGRSIVDLAVERGGLTPAQARRALDAARLTRPGRG